Proteins encoded within one genomic window of Thermodesulfobacteriota bacterium:
- a CDS encoding diacylglycerol kinase family protein — MINPSAGNGKTQNLIPSIKSFLDSNNIRYELCFTSKPGQAAELSKEGVNQGFTHIVAVGGDGTAHEVVNGLAGSSVIFGMIPSGSGNDFPKAVGIPLDIKSAIELLVRNATRQIDLGMLGNQFFINGLGIGFDGAVAARFSKMKKLRGEIGYLLGAVVEAIRFSGFQLELKTPGWSFRGYALLTGASNGQYHGGNFKLVPQARADDGLLDIYVFEDMSLIRRIVNLPRVLLGNHTKIKGVHFKQVSKAEITLDREIQAHMDGEPLLLNPGTHVINVFPKALRILSPVS, encoded by the coding sequence TCTTAGATTCAAACAACATACGGTATGAACTTTGCTTCACATCCAAACCCGGTCAAGCAGCAGAATTATCGAAAGAAGGGGTCAACCAGGGCTTCACTCACATCGTTGCCGTTGGAGGAGATGGCACAGCTCATGAAGTCGTGAATGGTTTAGCCGGCTCCTCTGTGATCTTTGGAATGATTCCCTCGGGTAGCGGAAATGACTTTCCAAAGGCTGTCGGTATACCACTTGATATCAAATCAGCGATAGAATTGCTAGTTCGTAATGCGACAAGGCAAATCGACCTCGGAATGCTGGGGAACCAATTTTTCATAAATGGTCTTGGCATTGGCTTTGACGGCGCTGTTGCAGCTCGTTTCAGTAAAATGAAAAAACTCAGAGGGGAGATCGGATATCTATTGGGAGCCGTTGTTGAGGCAATCAGGTTCAGTGGTTTCCAGCTCGAGCTTAAGACTCCCGGCTGGAGCTTTCGTGGATACGCCTTACTTACGGGTGCTTCAAACGGTCAATACCATGGGGGCAATTTCAAGTTAGTACCCCAGGCCAGAGCAGACGATGGTCTCTTGGACATATATGTATTCGAAGACATGTCTTTGATAAGAAGGATTGTTAATTTGCCCAGGGTTCTTTTAGGAAATCATACGAAAATAAAAGGAGTGCATTTTAAGCAGGTATCCAAAGCTGAGATAACATTGGATCGCGAAATCCAAGCCCACATGGATGGAGAGCCCCTTTTGCTCAATCCCGGAACACATGTAATAAATGTATTTCCAAAAGCTTTGAGGATACTGTCACCGGTAAGCTAG